A region of Esox lucius isolate fEsoLuc1 chromosome 3, fEsoLuc1.pri, whole genome shotgun sequence DNA encodes the following proteins:
- the cryz gene encoding quinone oxidoreductase isoform X4, producing the protein MSCCCHREMATSKLMRAIRVSEFGGPSVLRLCDITVPSPSQNQVLIRVHACGVNPVETYIRSGSYARKPSLPYTPGTDVSGVVEAVGDRVKLFQAGDHVFTTATETGGYAEYTVASEDCVHSLPDSLNYKQGAAVGIPYFTAYRAIFHKAHAKAGETILIHGASGGVGVAACQMARALGMKVLGTAGTTEGLELVLENGAHQAFNHREEAYSSKVMEATKGQGVNVIVEMLSNVNLNNDLQMLAYGGRVMIVGSRGPIEINPRDTMAKESSIIGVALSYATAEEKAECAAVLLAGMDAGWLMPAVGKQFSLDQASQAHIDIINCTGASGKMVLTM; encoded by the exons ATGTCGTGCTGTTGCCACCGTGAG ATGGCAACATCCAAGTTAATGAGAGCAATTCGAGTGAGTGAGTTTGGTGGACCTTCCGTTTTGAGACTCTGCGACATAACAGTGCCAAGTCCAAGTCAAAATCAG GTACTAAtccgtgtgcatgcgtgtggaGTGAACCCTGTGGAGACCTATATCCGCTCTGGTTCATATGCAAGGAAGCCAAGCTTACCCTACACTCCGGGGACTGATGTATCTGGGGTCGTAGAGGCTGTTGGAGACAGGGTCAAACTCTTCCAG GCCGGTGACCATGTGTTTACAACTGCCACTGAGACAGGAGGGTATGCTGAATACACTGTAGCATCTGAGGACTGTGTTCACAGCCTGCCAGACTCTTTAAACTACAAACAAGGAGCAGCAGTTGGGATCCCCTATTTTACAGCATACAGAGCCATTTTCCATAA AGCACATGCTAAGGCAGGCGAGACGATACTCATCCACGGAGCCAGTGGTGGC gTGGGTGTGGCAGCATGTCAGATGGCCAGAGCTTTGGGTATGAAGGTGCTGGGGACAGCAGGGACCACAGAGGGGCTGGAGCTAGTCCTGGAGAATGGGGCTCATCAGGCCTTCAACCATAGGGAGGAAGCCTACTCCAGCAAGGTCATG GAGGCCACCAAGGGGCAAGGTGTAAATGTCATTGTGGAGATGCTGTCTAATGTGAACCTTAACAATGATCTGCAGATGCTGGCCTATGGAGGGAGAGTGATG ATCGTTGGCAGTAGAGGCCCCATTGAAATCAACCCTCGAGACACCATGGCCAAAGAGTCCAGCATCATTGGCGTTGCATTGTCATATGCTACAGCT GAAGAGAAGGCTGAATGTGCTGCGGTCCTGTTAGCTGGAATGGATGCTGGTTGGCTGATGCCTGCTGTAGGAAAACAGTTCTCACTGGACCAGGCCTCCCAGGCCCATATTGATATAATTAACTGTACTGGAGCTTCTGGGAAGATGGTACTAACCATGTGA
- the cryz gene encoding quinone oxidoreductase isoform X3 encodes MATSKLMRAIRVSEFGGPSVLRLCDITVPSPSQNQVLIRVHACGVNPVETYIRSGSYARKPSLPYTPGTDVSGVVEAVGDRVKLFQAGDHVFTTATETGGYAEYTVASEDCVHSLPDSLNYKQGAAVGIPYFTAYRAIFHKAHAKAGETILIHGASGGVGVAACQMARALGMKVLGTAGTTEGLELVLENGAHQAFNHREEAYSSKVMEATKGQGVNVIVEMLSNVNLNNDLQMLAYGGRVMIVGSRGPIEINPRDTMAKESSIIGVALSYATAVRIWIYNILLEEKAECAAVLLAGMDAGWLMPAVGKQFSLDQASQAHIDIINCTGASGKMVLTM; translated from the exons ATGGCAACATCCAAGTTAATGAGAGCAATTCGAGTGAGTGAGTTTGGTGGACCTTCCGTTTTGAGACTCTGCGACATAACAGTGCCAAGTCCAAGTCAAAATCAG GTACTAAtccgtgtgcatgcgtgtggaGTGAACCCTGTGGAGACCTATATCCGCTCTGGTTCATATGCAAGGAAGCCAAGCTTACCCTACACTCCGGGGACTGATGTATCTGGGGTCGTAGAGGCTGTTGGAGACAGGGTCAAACTCTTCCAG GCCGGTGACCATGTGTTTACAACTGCCACTGAGACAGGAGGGTATGCTGAATACACTGTAGCATCTGAGGACTGTGTTCACAGCCTGCCAGACTCTTTAAACTACAAACAAGGAGCAGCAGTTGGGATCCCCTATTTTACAGCATACAGAGCCATTTTCCATAA AGCACATGCTAAGGCAGGCGAGACGATACTCATCCACGGAGCCAGTGGTGGC gTGGGTGTGGCAGCATGTCAGATGGCCAGAGCTTTGGGTATGAAGGTGCTGGGGACAGCAGGGACCACAGAGGGGCTGGAGCTAGTCCTGGAGAATGGGGCTCATCAGGCCTTCAACCATAGGGAGGAAGCCTACTCCAGCAAGGTCATG GAGGCCACCAAGGGGCAAGGTGTAAATGTCATTGTGGAGATGCTGTCTAATGTGAACCTTAACAATGATCTGCAGATGCTGGCCTATGGAGGGAGAGTGATG ATCGTTGGCAGTAGAGGCCCCATTGAAATCAACCCTCGAGACACCATGGCCAAAGAGTCCAGCATCATTGGCGTTGCATTGTCATATGCTACAGCTGTAAGAATCTGGATTTATAATATCTTGTTG GAAGAGAAGGCTGAATGTGCTGCGGTCCTGTTAGCTGGAATGGATGCTGGTTGGCTGATGCCTGCTGTAGGAAAACAGTTCTCACTGGACCAGGCCTCCCAGGCCCATATTGATATAATTAACTGTACTGGAGCTTCTGGGAAGATGGTACTAACCATGTGA
- the tyw3 gene encoding tRNA wybutosine-synthesizing protein 3 homolog — translation MENKFIQWKKQCLTKIDYSRKGTVDEDISHIVSVLNNSDNYFTTSSCSGRIILTDGVSDNPDVQKRNCSWLFVTHKKCLIRDLVSGLEKSSGDAVLKFEPFLLHVQCRQLEDGQLLHSVAINSGFRNSGFTVGKKGKIIMAVRSTHGLEVPLSHKGQVLVKEDYIHFLVEVANQKMEENLKRISRFYKCLQTALLPVESQSLCKFETEEKPVYKRRKKRGQNSACQDSRDISPIELEDCLDSGVDLFT, via the exons atggaaaataaattcaTCCAATGGAAGAAACAATGTCTAACCAAAATAGATTATAGCCGGAAGGGAACGGTGGATGAGGACATATCACATATTGTTTCTGTCCTGAATAACTCTGACAACTATTTCACCACCAGCTCCTGTTCTGGAAGGATTATTCTCACAGATGGG gtaTCAGACAATCCAGATGTGCAGAAAAGGAACTGTTCTTGGCTTTTTGTCACACACAAGAAATGTCTAATCAGAGATTTGGTGTCTGGTTTGGAGAAGTCATCTGGAGATGCTGTTTTGAAGTTTGAGCCTTTTCTGCTTCATGTCCAATGCAGACAGCTTGAAGATGGCCAGTTActg caCTCTGTGGCAATAAACTCTGGCTTTAGAAACTCTGGATTTACTGTTGGCAAAAAGGGCAAAATCATAATG GCTGTTCGTAGCACTCATGGTCTGGAGGTTCCACTAAGCCACAAAGGACAGGTCTTGGTAAAGGAGGACTACATCCATTTCCTGGTGGAAGTTGCCAATCAGAAAATGGAAGAGAATTTAAAACGAATATCGAG GTTCTACAAGTGTCTTCAGACAGCTTTGCTACCAGTGGAATCGCAAAGCCTGTGCAAATTTGAGACAGAAGAGAAGCCTGTTTACAAACGACGGAAAAAAAGAGGACAGAACAGTGCCTGTCAAGACAGCAGAGACATTTCTCCAATTGAGCTGGAAGACTGCTTGGACAGTGGGGTTGATCTGTTTACATAG
- the cryz gene encoding quinone oxidoreductase isoform X1, which yields MSCCCHREMATSKLMRAIRVSEFGGPSVLRLCDITVPSPSQNQVLIRVHACGVNPVETYIRSGSYARKPSLPYTPGTDVSGVVEAVGDRVKLFQAGDHVFTTATETGGYAEYTVASEDCVHSLPDSLNYKQGAAVGIPYFTAYRAIFHKAHAKAGETILIHGASGGVGVAACQMARALGMKVLGTAGTTEGLELVLENGAHQAFNHREEAYSSKVMEATKGQGVNVIVEMLSNVNLNNDLQMLAYGGRVMIVGSRGPIEINPRDTMAKESSIIGVALSYATAVRIWIYNILLEEKAECAAVLLAGMDAGWLMPAVGKQFSLDQASQAHIDIINCTGASGKMVLTM from the exons ATGTCGTGCTGTTGCCACCGTGAG ATGGCAACATCCAAGTTAATGAGAGCAATTCGAGTGAGTGAGTTTGGTGGACCTTCCGTTTTGAGACTCTGCGACATAACAGTGCCAAGTCCAAGTCAAAATCAG GTACTAAtccgtgtgcatgcgtgtggaGTGAACCCTGTGGAGACCTATATCCGCTCTGGTTCATATGCAAGGAAGCCAAGCTTACCCTACACTCCGGGGACTGATGTATCTGGGGTCGTAGAGGCTGTTGGAGACAGGGTCAAACTCTTCCAG GCCGGTGACCATGTGTTTACAACTGCCACTGAGACAGGAGGGTATGCTGAATACACTGTAGCATCTGAGGACTGTGTTCACAGCCTGCCAGACTCTTTAAACTACAAACAAGGAGCAGCAGTTGGGATCCCCTATTTTACAGCATACAGAGCCATTTTCCATAA AGCACATGCTAAGGCAGGCGAGACGATACTCATCCACGGAGCCAGTGGTGGC gTGGGTGTGGCAGCATGTCAGATGGCCAGAGCTTTGGGTATGAAGGTGCTGGGGACAGCAGGGACCACAGAGGGGCTGGAGCTAGTCCTGGAGAATGGGGCTCATCAGGCCTTCAACCATAGGGAGGAAGCCTACTCCAGCAAGGTCATG GAGGCCACCAAGGGGCAAGGTGTAAATGTCATTGTGGAGATGCTGTCTAATGTGAACCTTAACAATGATCTGCAGATGCTGGCCTATGGAGGGAGAGTGATG ATCGTTGGCAGTAGAGGCCCCATTGAAATCAACCCTCGAGACACCATGGCCAAAGAGTCCAGCATCATTGGCGTTGCATTGTCATATGCTACAGCTGTAAGAATCTGGATTTATAATATCTTGTTG GAAGAGAAGGCTGAATGTGCTGCGGTCCTGTTAGCTGGAATGGATGCTGGTTGGCTGATGCCTGCTGTAGGAAAACAGTTCTCACTGGACCAGGCCTCCCAGGCCCATATTGATATAATTAACTGTACTGGAGCTTCTGGGAAGATGGTACTAACCATGTGA
- the cryz gene encoding quinone oxidoreductase isoform X2 → MMATSKLMRAIRVSEFGGPSVLRLCDITVPSPSQNQVLIRVHACGVNPVETYIRSGSYARKPSLPYTPGTDVSGVVEAVGDRVKLFQAGDHVFTTATETGGYAEYTVASEDCVHSLPDSLNYKQGAAVGIPYFTAYRAIFHKAHAKAGETILIHGASGGVGVAACQMARALGMKVLGTAGTTEGLELVLENGAHQAFNHREEAYSSKVMEATKGQGVNVIVEMLSNVNLNNDLQMLAYGGRVMIVGSRGPIEINPRDTMAKESSIIGVALSYATAVRIWIYNILLEEKAECAAVLLAGMDAGWLMPAVGKQFSLDQASQAHIDIINCTGASGKMVLTM, encoded by the exons ATG ATGGCAACATCCAAGTTAATGAGAGCAATTCGAGTGAGTGAGTTTGGTGGACCTTCCGTTTTGAGACTCTGCGACATAACAGTGCCAAGTCCAAGTCAAAATCAG GTACTAAtccgtgtgcatgcgtgtggaGTGAACCCTGTGGAGACCTATATCCGCTCTGGTTCATATGCAAGGAAGCCAAGCTTACCCTACACTCCGGGGACTGATGTATCTGGGGTCGTAGAGGCTGTTGGAGACAGGGTCAAACTCTTCCAG GCCGGTGACCATGTGTTTACAACTGCCACTGAGACAGGAGGGTATGCTGAATACACTGTAGCATCTGAGGACTGTGTTCACAGCCTGCCAGACTCTTTAAACTACAAACAAGGAGCAGCAGTTGGGATCCCCTATTTTACAGCATACAGAGCCATTTTCCATAA AGCACATGCTAAGGCAGGCGAGACGATACTCATCCACGGAGCCAGTGGTGGC gTGGGTGTGGCAGCATGTCAGATGGCCAGAGCTTTGGGTATGAAGGTGCTGGGGACAGCAGGGACCACAGAGGGGCTGGAGCTAGTCCTGGAGAATGGGGCTCATCAGGCCTTCAACCATAGGGAGGAAGCCTACTCCAGCAAGGTCATG GAGGCCACCAAGGGGCAAGGTGTAAATGTCATTGTGGAGATGCTGTCTAATGTGAACCTTAACAATGATCTGCAGATGCTGGCCTATGGAGGGAGAGTGATG ATCGTTGGCAGTAGAGGCCCCATTGAAATCAACCCTCGAGACACCATGGCCAAAGAGTCCAGCATCATTGGCGTTGCATTGTCATATGCTACAGCTGTAAGAATCTGGATTTATAATATCTTGTTG GAAGAGAAGGCTGAATGTGCTGCGGTCCTGTTAGCTGGAATGGATGCTGGTTGGCTGATGCCTGCTGTAGGAAAACAGTTCTCACTGGACCAGGCCTCCCAGGCCCATATTGATATAATTAACTGTACTGGAGCTTCTGGGAAGATGGTACTAACCATGTGA